Proteins encoded together in one candidate division WOR-3 bacterium window:
- a CDS encoding transposase produces MTTEPVDVNQVGPALAGIEEATGQKPERFLADAGYRSGPNLKLLEDEWVDGYIPETGEKHIGRTTRRNSAQYGREEFRYDREHDCYRCPAGRTMTRTSERRSKTKYSEQTKRIYRPPSGVCLACPRKAQCTVSNNLLGRSISRDDYEEERARMRQKLGTEEGKAVYGRRKCLVEPAIGQLKVIGGFRQFLLRGKQGAGIEWKWMTTALNLLKMRWKVLRGEAKLAWAT; encoded by the coding sequence GTGACGACCGAGCCGGTAGACGTCAACCAGGTTGGGCCGGCGCTAGCGGGAATCGAAGAAGCCACGGGTCAGAAGCCGGAGCGGTTCCTGGCTGATGCCGGGTACCGCAGCGGCCCCAATCTCAAGCTCTTGGAGGACGAGTGGGTGGACGGGTATATACCCGAGACCGGGGAGAAGCATATTGGGCGAACGACGAGAAGGAATTCGGCGCAATACGGCCGGGAAGAGTTTCGGTATGATCGGGAGCACGACTGCTACCGGTGTCCGGCCGGACGGACGATGACTCGGACATCCGAGCGCCGCAGCAAGACCAAGTACAGCGAGCAGACGAAGAGAATCTACCGGCCGCCGAGTGGTGTATGTCTTGCGTGTCCGCGCAAGGCGCAGTGCACCGTGAGTAACAACCTACTGGGCCGGTCGATCAGCCGTGACGACTATGAAGAGGAACGGGCAAGGATGCGGCAGAAGCTGGGAACGGAAGAAGGCAAGGCGGTCTACGGGCGTAGAAAATGCCTGGTGGAGCCGGCAATCGGGCAGCTCAAAGTGATAGGGGGATTCCGGCAGTTTCTCCTGCGTGGAAAGCAGGGAGCTGGGATAGAATGGAAGTGGATGACTACCGCCCTGAACCTGCTGAAGATGAGATGGAAGGTCTTGAGGGGCGAGGCCAAGTTGGCCTGGGCGACCTAG